The following is a genomic window from Geoalkalibacter halelectricus.
CTTCACCTCGCCCATCCGCCGTTATCCCGACCTGGTGGTGCATCGCATCCTGCGGCGCGCCCTGCGCAAAAAGGGTATTGCGGAAGGCGAAAAGCAGCGCCTCGCCCAGACGCTTCCCGAGGTCGGCGAGCAGACCTCGGCCCGCGAACGCCGCGCCATGGAGGCCGAACGCGATATCGTGGCCCTGCGCAAGTGCCAGTTCATGGTGCAGCATCTCGGCGAGAGGTTCGACGGGATCGTTTCCGGGGTTCAGGCTTTCGGATTTTTCGTCGAGCTCAAGGACTACTTTCTGGAAGGTTTGGTGCGGATTTCCTCCCTGGGGGACGATTTTTATCATTTCGAGGAAGAGCGCCATCGCCTCATCGGCGAGTACGGCCGTCGTATTTTCCAGATCGGCGACGAGGTTCGGGTGCGGGTCGAGCATGTGGATGTCGAGCGGCGCCAGATCGACTTTACCCTCGAGGATGCTGCCGACAATCCCGCCGGTGGAGCCAAGGTCGGTAGCCGGAATCCATGAAAGTTTACAACGATCTTTCCCACATCAATCGCCCTTTTCCCGGGGCCGTGGTCACCCTCGGCAATTTCGACGGTGTCCATCTCGGCCACCGCGAGATCTTTCGCCGGGTGGTTTATCGCGCGCGAGAAATCGACGGCACCGCCGTGGTTTTTTCCTTCTGGCCGCATCCGTTGCGGGTATTGGCGCCCCACCAGGAACTGCGTCTTATCAACACCTATGATGAAAAGGTGCGTTTGATCGCCGCTTCCTGCATCGACGTTTTCCTCTGTCCTTCCTTTACCCGCGAACTGGCCGCCCTGAGTCCCGAGCAGTTTGTCGCCGAAGTGCTGGTGGGGCGCATCGGCACGCGTCATGTCATCGTCGGCTACGATTATCGCTTTGGCCGCGAGCGCAGCGGCGATGCCGAACTTCTCAAGCAACTCGGCAAGCAACAGGGTTTCGGTGTCGAGATATTGGCGCCCATCGCCCAAGGCCAGACGGTGTATAGTTCAACGCGCATCCGTCGCCTGGTCGCGGCCGGCCAGGTGCGAGAGGTCGTCGCGCTTCT
Proteins encoded in this region:
- a CDS encoding bifunctional riboflavin kinase/FAD synthetase, which codes for MKVYNDLSHINRPFPGAVVTLGNFDGVHLGHREIFRRVVYRAREIDGTAVVFSFWPHPLRVLAPHQELRLINTYDEKVRLIAASCIDVFLCPSFTRELAALSPEQFVAEVLVGRIGTRHVIVGYDYRFGRERSGDAELLKQLGKQQGFGVEILAPIAQGQTVYSSTRIRRLVAAGQVREVVALLGRHFTLEGRVVHGDHRGQSLGFPTANLATDKELLPAPGVYAVKARHAGKIHEAVANIGRKPTFGGDALSIEVHLLDFSANLYGQSLRLYFFERLRDEKRFNTIEELRAAITTDITRAREILTAAPIIAYRDYLGSCEKR